The nucleotide window CGGCTCCCGCCCGTCGGACCTCATCAAGGTACGTACAATAATTCTGGATTTTTGCATGGGAATTAAGAGTacagctgtagtgcatgcatgACATATAAGCTGGCTGATCATCATTAAGAGACAGATTAAACATATATGCAAtatatcatactccctccgttcctaaatacttatCTTTCTAAACATTTCtataagtgactacatacgaagcaaaatgagtgattctacactctaaaatatatctacatacatctgtatgtagtagttatttgaaatgtctagaaagacaaatatttagaaacggagggagtatgtgttTACATACATTTGTTGAGGATATGCAAGTGCTATTATTTTCTTTTTTCAATAAAGTATGTtcttaaaaaaataaaaagactCTTTTATTAGCTTAAAATGTAGCATCAAGCAGATACAAAGGATGATGAACAAATGCTACTAGCTAGTATTATCATTTTGATGATTAAGGTGAAGAGACCGGAGAAGGCATGCAGCTCTTCAGAAGATTAGGTAGAGAGAGACGTATTATATGATGGATTAGCTAGCTATCGCCTATCACTAGTTAATCTTAAGTAGGTGAGAGGTCCCAGTTCAGAGCAGCTGATGGAACAGTCGGGCCTTCACAAGTCTTTGGCTAAGGTAGATTAATCAGTAGAGACCGATCGACGCCTATGATTGCTATTTCTGTGCCGGAAGAAAGCGTACTTGGCCGCGAGAGTTGGTAAAGGAGGGAGGTTAGATATGGGAGGTCGACGTGTATGTGGATTGGCTAGCTTCTAAATGGAACGGGATATTATTCCATCCGTTTCATAATGTAGTGCGTATAGAATTTTTAAAAAATTAAACATTTAAAGCATTGATCAAGTTTATAAAGAAAATTATTTATATCTAATATCTTCAATACTAAATATATAAAATATGAAACTACTCATCTGTCccatctctactcttataaaaaaccgagctggtgatgatggtgtgtctgtcatcttgtaatatagaccgtccgatctacatccaacggatagaaagcaaactatgacaattttacaaATAAAAATCGCACATCTCTCCACATTTACAGATAAGGTCTTGCCTCGTTCATcattatctcccacaacctcattgctgGGCAATTAAAAAAGAAGGTCTCTGAAACAATctagcatggtggccgctgccggcgccgtccatccccatgcctccgcccagtccgaccatcagtcaccaccacgccccactcctcctcaccttatctctcatctttctcgagatatcatttttTCGATGAAATTCTCGAGATACCATTTTTAATATACACATTTAGCAAAAAAAAATGACTTAAGACAAACCTAATGCGAAGTAGAAAGAaatagagggggggggggggtacttCTCCAATTTTGACACGTCAGTGTACAAAAAGTCTGAACAGATCAATGCAGTTGACAGTGAACCTTGTCTTAAAATAATTTTATCAGACCAACACATCTACTGCCTCCGTTCATAAATATTTAAACTGTCAAAACgtcatatatttaggaacaggtGTAGTAGATTATAATGGGAAATAAAAATGCAGGTTATGGCGCGGCATATGGAGCCACTGACGGAGCAACAGGCGGCGGGCATGTACGACTTGCAGCGATGGGCGCAGGAGCGCGAGGAAGCTCTGGACCGTGAGCTCCAGGCCACGTACCGCTCCCTCTCCGACACCGTCTCCTCCGACGCGCTCATCTCCCCCTACCCCGACACGGCCGCCTACATGGCCCACATGTCGCTCGCCATCTCCAACCTCTCCTCCCTCGAGGCCTTCGTCAGACAGGTGCCACACCTACACGAGTGACTTACGCGCGCTCAGTCAGTGCACCTGATAACTGTTCCgtttgctatgtgatgtgatgATGCAGGCAGACGCGCTGAGGCTGCAGACGCTCCATAGGCTGCCGCAGGTGCTGAcggcgaggcaggcggcgcgGTGCTTCCTCGCCGTCGCCGACTACTCGCAGCGCCTCCGTGCGCTCAGCTCCCTCTGGCTGGCGCGGCCGCGCCAGGACCAGCCCGCCCCGCCCGGCGCCGGCGGCCGGCTGTTCCATCCATGAAATCCTACATGCATCGTCACCTGGCCGGCCAGCTAGCTAGGCATATACACAGCATAGAAGAAAAGGTAATTAGGTTTTCAGATAGAGGTGATCAGATGATGGATGATCCATTTCTTGCCCCTTCGACAAGTGGTTGGTAGTTACTTCTGGTAATTGTGTATATATATAAGAGTAAGTTTTAACGTGCAGCTGACAATTTGGCAGTATAAAAAATAAGAACTGACATTCCTACTGTAATCTGTGTGTTTGCTATGCTGGACTGACTCTGCTTCTCAGCATTGTGAATCATCTTATTGCCAGTTAAACAAATCAACGAGTCACTGTATTTGTGTTACAAATGTGATCTACAGCCAATGGGCCAACCTCTCCACTAATTTTGATACTCACTGCATCTCATTCTCCCACTTGTTTAATCCAAACTCTTAATTAAGTTACAACAACTAATGTGCCATATCTCAGCTCTCTTTAAAAAAATACAACAAGAAATGCATCTGTCAAGCTTGCAGGGCTCAATTGGTGTGACCATGGGTACACAAGAATCTCCCTGTTACAATCTGTCAAGGGCATCGACGATGGCCTTGCGAAACGAGTCGTTGTGGAGTAAAAAAGAGGACACATGGCCTCCCGTCACCCACCGGACTTCCGAGCCCGGCCATGCCTTCTGGAGCTCCATGACCGAGTGTCTAGGAATATAACCGTCATCCTGAAACAAGGACAACATACATGGCTTTAGACTGGAACCAAGCTTCAATAGACACTCTGATCTCTGATATTAATAAAAGGTTTCACTCAACACTACAGAGCACAGAGCACAGATTACAGAAACAAGCTAATGAACAGAGGTGTGGATGATCATTGAACGGATCAGCTCGGATAACACTCATGCTATGACAAAAGTGATGCGGAAAACATATATATTATCACTTTTTAGGTGCTGTAAATAATACGTCTGTTGTTGAAATAGTAGCAAAACACATATTGAACTAGTAATGAAAGCACTCTGTAGGAAATCTACCTACGATGTTGTAAGTAGAAGACCCAGGTAGCATTAATCACATTTGGATATATATGGTACAGAACAAGTGAGTAGCACTAACCGTTGCACCAACAAAAATGACAGCCTGTGGATTCTTCGGTAGGGGAAATCGAGTGACGTCCGTCAGAGACAGCACTGACCGTAATCTGTCTTTTACTTGCTCAATGCTGATACCGGATGCCGCATCTTCAGTCAAAGAAGTTGCATCTTTAGCTAATGCTGCTGCATCTTCCCTCAGTGCTTCCCAAGCTGTGGCATGTCTGTAAAGTCCTTCACAGAAAGGTACAACAGCAGAATGTGGAGCAAGAAATGGTAGTGTGGCAATTGGCGTAGGATGCAAGGATCCAACCATTGCAGCATGTACACCGCCTGTTATTAACAAACAAATGCTTATGAAAACAAGTGGCAAAATATTTCATAAATAAGGAATTCCTATATAGTCTCAGAATAAAGTTTTTGAAATAAACACAATACTAGTAATTTTCATATGACATTTTTTCTAATGAAACTAAGACAAAATAGTGGAGACAAGCAAGGACTCCTTTTTTTAATGAGAAAAGTACATACCCATGCTGAGCCCAcatatgcccatcttgccataACCAGCCTCAGCCTGCAACCAGTATAAGAGACTGCGAGCTTCATCAATAGTGGCTTTTCCTAAGAGTAGCAAGTCACTCACACATTGAAGCTTGGCCCCATGCTGCATGCTAGGACGTCGTTGTCCATAATAGGGGCTGCATTTCATTAGAGATATCAGTTCCAGCCAGGAAGACTGAAAATTGACAAAAATGCAAGGTACCCTGTTGTACAAACCTCACCTCTCAAGAACCATGGTTGCAATATTGTCCTTCAAAAGAGGTCCACCAAGCCGGAGCCTTCTCTCAAATGAGTGATCACCGGTGCCTAAAATATTGAAGAAAGGCTTAACTTGATTCACTAAATGTGGGTCCCTGGTTAAAAGGGGGAGAACTGGAGATCATCTCAGGTATTAAGAAAACAATCGTAGTGAGAACTTCCAAGAAAAACAGGGCATCAACACAATCATGCTTGTTAGTAGAAAACAAGTCACATTATAAAAAAAAGGGCAGCCCGGTGCACgtagctcccgcttgcgcaggATCCGGGAAAACAAGTCACATTATGGAAACAGAAATTCTAAAACTAGAAAATCTCTCACCATTTTATTCAGATAGTAGATGGAAAAGTTGAATTGCTGCATTTTAGAAATCTACTGGTTCTGTT belongs to Triticum urartu cultivar G1812 chromosome 7, Tu2.1, whole genome shotgun sequence and includes:
- the LOC125517978 gene encoding protein ABHD18, which produces MVSVNVGLVHYVLDHIYGTLLHRTKLGTPFFSKGWGGTKLDLLERMVKQLFPEAPCQNWPPTAVQPKWKTVWETKNSCLREGVFRTTCDERLIDALPPESHNARVAFLTPKDVSPEKMACVVHLAGTGDHSFERRLRLGGPLLKDNIATMVLESPYYGQRRPSMQHGAKLQCVSDLLLLGKATIDEARSLLYWLQAEAGYGKMGICGLSMGGVHAAMVGSLHPTPIATLPFLAPHSAVVPFCEGLYRHATAWEALREDAAALAKDATSLTEDAASGISIEQVKDRLRSVLSLTDVTRFPLPKNPQAVIFVGATDDGYIPRHSVMELQKAWPGSEVRWVTGGHVSSFLLHNDSFRKAIVDALDRL